A single Acidobacteriota bacterium DNA region contains:
- a CDS encoding peptidylprolyl isomerase has protein sequence MKSFTKPMLALTLIASLLMAQSSCAFFRKSEFAEVTAEELSALAESFPQSQLRQLAMNKVSRDQLIGQFKTPFAVAQAAEADGLQKTDQFKQDLDFATERLLATEYTKRNPDTMLTQEEKDAYFNTNKAKFDSFFTFVTRDAKQAPSDNDKEMMRDQWSEIQIRAQKARQAGIEKEPGFKIQLKIAKASILANAYSKSLEDKLKMTPEEKKRYVTEHPEADLDKIKEKIQALQVRAKNGEDFEKLAKEFNDGTTRENGGELPWFDKEGKVDGSPFADEELAKAAFTLEKGGISDVIKTRYGFHVIKLEDKRVYDPAKDPKKKAAPTPAPAPNAQPTPSPTPEQPQEQVRTRQIFLATDAADTFEQQETGAKVKRAIEDATLKYPVKVPTDFTVKVGGYNPSQIPGLGGGQGGTMKGIDPNANK, from the coding sequence TTGAAATCATTTACCAAACCTATGCTGGCGCTGACACTCATTGCCAGCTTATTGATGGCGCAATCTTCCTGCGCCTTTTTTCGTAAAAGCGAATTTGCAGAAGTGACGGCGGAAGAACTGTCCGCGCTGGCCGAATCCTTTCCCCAGTCGCAACTCCGCCAATTGGCCATGAACAAGGTCTCGCGGGACCAACTGATCGGTCAATTCAAAACGCCGTTTGCAGTGGCGCAGGCTGCCGAAGCCGATGGGCTGCAAAAGACAGATCAATTCAAACAGGATTTGGACTTTGCCACGGAACGGTTGCTGGCGACGGAATACACAAAACGCAATCCCGACACGATGCTGACCCAGGAAGAGAAAGACGCCTATTTCAACACAAACAAGGCTAAATTCGACAGCTTCTTTACGTTTGTCACGCGCGATGCCAAACAAGCTCCTAGTGACAACGACAAAGAAATGATGCGCGACCAATGGTCGGAAATTCAGATTCGTGCGCAAAAAGCCCGCCAAGCCGGCATCGAAAAAGAACCCGGATTCAAGATTCAGCTCAAAATAGCCAAGGCCAGCATTCTTGCTAATGCCTATTCAAAGTCGTTGGAAGACAAGTTGAAGATGACGCCGGAAGAAAAGAAACGCTACGTGACGGAACATCCGGAAGCCGACCTGGACAAAATCAAAGAGAAGATTCAAGCCTTGCAGGTGCGCGCCAAGAACGGTGAGGACTTTGAAAAGCTTGCCAAAGAATTCAACGACGGAACTACCAGAGAAAACGGCGGCGAATTGCCCTGGTTTGACAAAGAAGGAAAAGTGGACGGCAGTCCATTTGCCGATGAAGAATTGGCGAAAGCTGCATTCACTTTGGAAAAAGGCGGCATCAGCGATGTCATCAAAACCCGATACGGGTTTCACGTAATCAAACTCGAAGACAAACGCGTCTATGATCCGGCGAAAGACCCCAAGAAAAAGGCTGCGCCGACTCCCGCGCCAGCGCCAAACGCGCAACCCACTCCAAGCCCGACACCGGAACAACCGCAAGAGCAGGTTCGCACACGACAAATCTTCCTGGCCACGGATGCCGCGGACACCTTTGAGCAGCAGGAAACCGGCGCCAAAGTCAAACGCGCGATTGAAGATGCGACTTTGAAATATCCTGTCAAAGTACCGACAGATTTCACTGTCAAAGTTGGCGGTTACAATCCCAGCCAGATTCCCGGATTGGGCGGCGGACAAGGCGGAACGATGAAGGGGATTGACCCGAACGCAAATAAATAG
- a CDS encoding S-methyl-5'-thioadenosine phosphorylase: protein MEKAQIGIIGGSGLYQMEGLTDMREVGVETPFGKPSDNFILGTLDGVRVAFLARHGRGHRITPTELNFRANIYAMKLLGVERIISASAVGSLQEQYAPTDIVIPDQFFDRTRGRVSTFFGEGLVGHITFSHPVCAVVWEVLGDETEAVGVKVHRGGTYLNMEGPAFSTLAESRAYRSWGMDVIGMTNLQEAKLAREAEICYATMALVTDYDCWHPDHDAVTVEMVIEYLNKNSVNAQKIIRGAVGKLSTMPRDCKCGSALKHAILTHGEIPAETKRKLAAIVGKYLGE, encoded by the coding sequence ATGGAAAAAGCGCAAATTGGAATCATTGGCGGCAGCGGTTTGTACCAGATGGAAGGCCTGACCGACATGCGCGAAGTCGGCGTCGAAACTCCCTTTGGCAAACCTTCGGACAACTTCATTCTTGGCACGCTGGACGGCGTTCGCGTGGCGTTTTTGGCGCGGCACGGACGCGGCCATCGCATCACCCCGACCGAACTCAATTTCCGCGCTAACATTTACGCGATGAAATTGCTCGGCGTGGAGCGAATCATTTCGGCTTCTGCGGTCGGTTCGCTGCAGGAACAATACGCGCCGACGGACATCGTCATCCCCGATCAATTTTTTGACCGTACGCGCGGACGGGTTTCGACGTTTTTTGGCGAAGGCCTGGTGGGGCACATCACGTTTTCGCATCCGGTGTGCGCCGTTGTGTGGGAAGTGCTCGGCGATGAAACCGAAGCCGTCGGCGTGAAGGTGCATCGCGGCGGAACTTACCTGAACATGGAAGGCCCGGCGTTTTCCACGCTGGCCGAATCCAGGGCTTACCGCAGTTGGGGAATGGATGTCATCGGCATGACCAATTTGCAGGAAGCCAAGCTGGCGCGCGAAGCCGAAATTTGTTACGCGACGATGGCCTTGGTGACGGATTACGATTGCTGGCATCCGGATCACGATGCTGTGACGGTCGAAATGGTCATCGAATACCTGAACAAAAACTCTGTCAACGCGCAGAAAATCATTCGCGGGGCCGTTGGAAAACTCTCCACAATGCCGCGCGATTGCAAATGCGGCTCGGCACTGAAACATGCCATTCTGACGCACGGAGAAATTCCGGCGGAAACGAAACGGAAGCTCGCTGCAATCGTCGGAAAATACCTGGGCGAGTAG